Proteins found in one Triticum aestivum cultivar Chinese Spring chromosome 4D, IWGSC CS RefSeq v2.1, whole genome shotgun sequence genomic segment:
- the LOC123097321 gene encoding uncharacterized protein translates to MGEIRKVASVTLCPNINGDLRWIHRSIDLRLTFLLDHWVSICNKEPGSKLGADKHNALNMSLSLHNYPCLMVGRDRIRSLTSYEDVSLVQHSDSRTHWMQMEWSLLCHLSISRRTALQPTSTMDGSRLLVMRSSISKDRLMIWTSWTTMSSLL, encoded by the exons ATGGGTGAGATTCGCAAGGTGGCTTCTGTGACTCTTTGCCCCAACATAAATGGTGACTTGCGATGGATCCACCGAAG TATAGATCTGCGATTGACATTTTTATTGGACCACTGGGTGAGCATTTGCAACAAAGAGCCAGGGAGTAAGCTGGGAGCGGACAAACATAATGCCCTGAACATGAGTTTGTCCTTGCATAATTATCCATGTCTGATG GTAGGAAGAGACAGGATCAGATCGCTCACCAGTTATGAAGATGTG AGCTTGGTCCAGCACTCGGACTCTCGGACTCACTGGATGCAAATGGAGTGGAGCCTCCTCTGCCATCTCAGCATCAGCCGCAGGACGGCACTACAACCAACTAGCACCATGGATGGGTCAAGGTTGCTTGTGATGAGATCATCAATCTCGAAGGACAGGTTGATGATATGGACCTCTTGGACAACTATGTCGTCGTTGTTGTAA